From a region of the Spirochaetota bacterium genome:
- a CDS encoding 4-hydroxy-tetrahydrodipicolinate reductase — protein MRMGICGICGRMGVSVLKILLERRHTLAAAFDHEGAPLYGRDAGALVNVERMNVTVSRINQDDISKTDGIIDFSSPAASMLLLEEARANRKPLVIGTTGFSNDERDAIKKAAAQIPVIFSPNMSLGVNLLFKLTETAARALSTDYDVEIFEAHHRFKKDAPSGTARKLLEIVKENMRDLKGAREVPGRDGIVGERSKNEIGILAMRGGDIVGEHTVYFTAIGERIELTHRLTSRETLAAGAVAAMEFLAGKPAGLYTMYDVLGF, from the coding sequence ATGAGAATGGGCATTTGCGGCATCTGCGGAAGGATGGGCGTATCGGTCCTGAAGATACTGCTGGAGCGGAGGCATACCCTGGCCGCGGCCTTCGACCACGAGGGCGCGCCCCTCTACGGCCGCGACGCCGGGGCCCTCGTGAACGTCGAGCGGATGAACGTCACGGTGTCGCGGATCAATCAGGATGACATCAGCAAGACCGACGGCATAATCGACTTTTCCTCCCCCGCGGCGTCGATGCTGCTCCTGGAGGAGGCCCGCGCGAACCGCAAGCCGCTGGTGATCGGCACGACCGGCTTTTCCAACGATGAGCGGGACGCCATAAAAAAGGCCGCGGCGCAGATCCCGGTGATTTTTTCGCCGAACATGTCCCTGGGGGTAAATCTCCTCTTCAAGCTTACCGAGACCGCGGCGCGGGCCCTTTCGACCGACTATGACGTGGAGATTTTCGAGGCGCACCACCGCTTCAAGAAGGACGCGCCCTCGGGCACCGCGCGGAAACTCCTCGAGATCGTGAAGGAGAACATGCGGGACCTGAAGGGGGCCCGCGAGGTTCCCGGCCGTGACGGCATCGTGGGGGAGCGCTCGAAAAACGAGATAGGCATCCTGGCCATGAGGGGTGGCGATATCGTCGGCGAGCACACGGTGTACTTCACCGCCATCGGCGAGCGCATCGAGCTTACCCACCGGCTCACCAGCAGGGAGACCCTGGCTGCGGGCGCGGTGGCGGCAATGGAATTCCTGGCGGGGAAGCCCGCCGGCCTCTATACCATGTATGACGTACTGGGGTTTTAA